A genomic region of Pseudomonas abietaniphila contains the following coding sequences:
- a CDS encoding glycosyltransferase, with amino-acid sequence MITRNLHGKLPAPYYIYAPDYRETSSGICVMHYLCHALNIAGHEAYVALCDVINPALRTPSLTDEIIKRHKDLGRTPIVVYPEVVSGNPLSGPVVVRYILNRAGFLTGNSLQAGQNDLFFHYAYDFRDESLNTNMLTLPVIDSELFSPPAEPVERRKSYLYLHRHPLRDVDFATLPSDIEILSLNKPKTLAQLAEIFKSAAALYSYEISATCTEAMLCGCPVIYLKGGHIDTLPFTEHFGDAGAAMYDEPGGLERARASLPQARTRWLEIETTFWEQFEEFIRLTQQAVTDHKANLHTRPLREWLHARTLSPVQQHLIAERRAQLSGSNSLTAVVVDATGDAAALRLTLDSFSQWQPQTTTLKTVVFSHLPRPQGLEPDIDWQPLNNDVAQQLNAVLESHDSQWFTVLHAGDEWQATGTLRMELELSDARECQMVYFDEIHHDGAVRGIALRPDFNLDLLLSFPVSMARHWFFKRDLALQAGGFDTQYCDALEFDLILRMIEHNGIGAIGHIDEPLLACSAPTLEQNSHEVQTLRRHLLARDYHHADIIEAPSRHYHVQYGHLGQPMVSIIVPTKDQLPMLQRCIETVLEKTEYPHYEILIIDNNSETPEAIEWLANMEAVGGQKVRVLRYPFPFNFSAMNNRAASEARGDYLVLMNNDIAVLRGDWLDKLLNHAQRPEVGIVGTKLLYPNATLQHAGVVLGLRGPANHPFSGESATSPGYMQRRWLDQDLSAVTAACLIIRKSVYDDVGGMDEEAFKVSYNDVDLCLKVGALGYLTVWTPHALLLHEGSVSQTAELSVERKRKEERFASEQDAMYAKWLPKLARDPAYNPNLSLGGNGFDLESITALTWQPMAWRPLPRVMAHPADVLESGHCRVLNPLKMLMDSAVVDGFAVPNALPVVDLQRYNPDVLVLQRHLDEQRLTAMRRAKAFSSSFKVFDLDSDLFNLPAAHPDRERLPDDLVTALESGLSYVDRFVVSTPHMADLFSGFHADLRVMENRLLPEQWANLRPRRNRGFKPRVGILTDTDMHLLDDVIRQLANEVEWVFVGACQGDLRNCAFEIHGSPSIARKAAALASLDLDLALVPLEDTSFNEARGNLPLLEHGACGYPVVCSDVRAFRGQLPVTRTLNTMDAWVDAIRAHLQDLPAAARMGDQLRAKVLNDWMFDEKGIQLWREVWLP; translated from the coding sequence ATGATCACCCGTAATCTGCACGGCAAACTTCCTGCGCCTTACTACATCTACGCTCCGGACTACCGTGAGACGTCGTCAGGCATCTGCGTGATGCACTACTTGTGTCACGCATTGAACATTGCCGGCCACGAGGCTTATGTCGCGCTGTGCGACGTGATCAATCCGGCGCTTCGCACGCCGTCACTGACCGATGAAATCATCAAACGCCACAAGGATCTGGGGCGCACGCCGATCGTTGTCTACCCCGAAGTCGTGTCGGGCAACCCTTTGTCGGGGCCGGTGGTGGTGCGCTACATCCTTAACCGGGCGGGGTTTCTCACCGGAAACTCGCTGCAGGCCGGTCAGAACGACCTGTTCTTCCACTACGCTTACGACTTCCGTGACGAAAGCCTGAACACCAACATGCTGACGCTACCGGTCATCGATTCGGAGCTGTTCTCTCCACCCGCGGAGCCTGTCGAGCGTCGTAAATCCTATCTTTATCTGCACCGCCATCCATTGCGGGATGTGGACTTCGCGACCTTGCCTTCGGACATTGAAATCCTGTCCCTGAACAAGCCCAAGACCCTCGCTCAACTGGCCGAAATCTTCAAATCAGCAGCGGCGTTGTACTCCTACGAAATCTCCGCGACCTGCACGGAAGCGATGTTGTGTGGATGTCCTGTGATTTACCTTAAGGGCGGCCACATCGACACCCTGCCCTTCACCGAGCATTTCGGTGATGCAGGCGCAGCCATGTACGACGAGCCAGGCGGCCTGGAACGCGCTCGCGCGTCGCTGCCACAAGCGCGCACTCGCTGGCTGGAGATCGAAACCACCTTCTGGGAGCAGTTCGAAGAGTTCATTCGGCTGACTCAGCAAGCCGTCACGGACCACAAGGCCAATCTGCACACCCGACCTCTGCGCGAATGGCTCCATGCACGTACGCTGTCCCCGGTACAGCAGCACCTGATCGCCGAGCGTCGGGCACAGTTGAGCGGCAGCAACAGTCTGACAGCCGTGGTCGTGGACGCCACTGGCGACGCCGCAGCGTTGCGCCTCACCCTCGACAGTTTCAGCCAATGGCAACCTCAGACGACCACTCTAAAAACGGTGGTATTCAGTCATTTGCCTCGTCCTCAGGGGCTGGAGCCAGACATCGACTGGCAGCCTTTGAACAATGACGTCGCGCAGCAGCTGAATGCCGTGCTGGAAAGTCACGACAGCCAATGGTTTACGGTACTGCACGCAGGCGATGAATGGCAGGCCACAGGCACCCTGCGCATGGAGCTGGAGTTGTCCGACGCCCGTGAGTGCCAGATGGTGTATTTCGACGAAATCCATCATGACGGCGCTGTCCGGGGCATCGCTTTGCGCCCGGATTTCAACCTGGACCTGCTACTGAGCTTCCCCGTGAGCATGGCCAGACACTGGTTCTTCAAGCGAGATCTGGCGTTGCAGGCCGGAGGGTTCGATACACAGTACTGCGACGCCCTGGAGTTCGATCTGATCTTGCGCATGATTGAGCACAACGGCATCGGCGCTATTGGCCACATCGACGAACCCCTGCTGGCGTGCAGTGCACCGACGCTCGAACAGAACAGCCATGAGGTGCAAACCCTCAGACGCCACTTGCTTGCCCGTGATTATCATCATGCAGATATCATCGAGGCGCCTTCCCGTCACTATCACGTGCAATACGGTCACCTCGGGCAGCCGATGGTCTCGATCATCGTACCGACCAAAGACCAGTTGCCCATGCTGCAACGCTGCATTGAAACGGTCCTGGAAAAAACCGAATACCCGCACTATGAAATCCTGATCATCGATAACAACAGCGAAACCCCGGAAGCCATTGAATGGCTGGCCAACATGGAAGCGGTCGGAGGGCAAAAAGTACGCGTGCTTCGCTACCCGTTCCCCTTCAATTTCTCGGCCATGAACAACCGGGCCGCGTCCGAAGCACGCGGGGATTATCTGGTATTGATGAACAACGACATTGCGGTGCTGCGCGGTGACTGGCTGGACAAACTGCTCAATCATGCTCAGCGGCCAGAAGTCGGAATCGTCGGCACTAAGCTGCTTTACCCCAATGCCACTCTGCAGCATGCCGGCGTGGTCCTGGGCCTGCGTGGACCTGCCAACCATCCGTTTTCCGGAGAATCTGCGACTTCGCCGGGCTATATGCAGCGACGCTGGCTGGATCAGGACCTGAGTGCGGTGACCGCAGCCTGTCTGATCATCCGCAAATCGGTTTACGACGACGTCGGCGGCATGGACGAGGAAGCGTTCAAGGTCTCCTACAACGATGTCGACCTGTGTCTCAAGGTGGGGGCTCTCGGTTACCTCACGGTCTGGACGCCCCATGCGCTATTGCTGCACGAGGGTTCGGTAAGTCAGACCGCGGAACTGAGTGTCGAGCGCAAAAGAAAAGAAGAACGCTTTGCCAGCGAACAGGACGCGATGTATGCCAAGTGGTTACCGAAACTGGCACGTGATCCGGCGTATAACCCCAACCTGTCGCTGGGTGGTAACGGCTTCGACCTGGAGTCGATCACTGCACTTACCTGGCAGCCGATGGCTTGGCGCCCGCTTCCCAGGGTGATGGCACATCCGGCGGATGTGTTGGAGTCCGGACACTGTAGGGTGCTCAATCCGCTCAAGATGCTCATGGACAGCGCTGTCGTAGACGGTTTCGCAGTTCCCAATGCACTGCCGGTGGTGGATTTGCAGCGTTACAACCCGGACGTCCTCGTCCTGCAGCGTCATCTGGACGAACAGCGGCTGACAGCGATGCGCCGGGCCAAGGCCTTCTCCTCGTCGTTCAAGGTCTTTGACCTGGACAGCGACCTGTTCAACCTGCCGGCGGCTCATCCCGACCGCGAGCGCCTGCCCGATGATCTGGTCACGGCCCTGGAATCGGGCTTGAGCTATGTTGATCGATTCGTCGTCTCAACGCCTCACATGGCGGATCTTTTCTCCGGCTTCCATGCAGACCTGCGGGTGATGGAAAACCGCTTGCTGCCGGAGCAGTGGGCGAATCTGCGTCCCCGCCGCAACCGAGGGTTCAAGCCACGCGTCGGTATCCTCACCGACACGGACATGCATTTACTCGACGATGTCATCCGGCAATTGGCCAATGAGGTCGAATGGGTATTCGTAGGCGCATGCCAGGGTGATCTGCGCAACTGCGCGTTCGAGATTCATGGCAGTCCGTCGATCGCGCGCAAAGCCGCCGCCTTGGCGAGCCTGGACCTCGATCTGGCGTTGGTGCCGCTTGAAGACACATCGTTCAATGAGGCACGGGGCAACCTTCCCTTACTGGAGCATGGTGCTTGCGGCTATCCCGTGGTGTGCAGTGATGTGCGTGCCTTTCGGGGTCAACTGCCGGTGACCCGAACCCTGAATACCATGGACGCATGGGTGGATGCGATTCGTGCACATCTGCAAGATCTGCCTGCCGCTGCGCGCATGGGGGATCAACTGCGCGCCAAGGTGCTCAATGACTGGATGTTCGACGAGAAAGGCATTCAGCTGTGGCGCGAGGTATGGCTGCCTTAG
- a CDS encoding class I SAM-dependent methyltransferase: protein MATRDYNQEFQDNAHRSYFYDFDGRLRRYMLDTFTPWLSQGPALELGCFEGEFTQIFSEHFNDLTVIEAASDLIDVTRQRVGEQVRFVCSTFETAELEPRFENIFLIHTLEHLDDRKAVLQRITKWLKPGGRLFIAVPNANAPSRQIAVKMGLIEHNSAVTEGERLHGHRITYSLDTLDHEVRSAGWTVRHRGGVFFKPLANFQLDKAMETGLLDDRFMDGCYALGMQYPDLCASIFVVCEHSAAAE from the coding sequence ATGGCCACACGCGACTACAACCAGGAATTTCAGGACAACGCCCATCGCAGTTATTTTTATGACTTCGACGGGCGTCTGCGCCGCTACATGCTGGACACCTTCACGCCGTGGCTCAGCCAGGGGCCAGCGCTTGAACTGGGCTGTTTCGAGGGCGAGTTCACGCAGATTTTCAGCGAGCACTTCAATGACCTGACCGTCATCGAGGCCGCCAGCGATCTGATCGACGTCACTCGCCAGCGCGTCGGCGAACAGGTCAGATTCGTATGCAGCACGTTCGAGACCGCTGAGCTTGAGCCGCGATTCGAAAACATTTTCCTGATTCATACCCTCGAACACCTGGACGACCGTAAAGCGGTGCTGCAACGCATTACCAAATGGCTGAAGCCCGGGGGCCGGCTGTTCATTGCAGTCCCGAATGCCAACGCGCCTTCGCGACAGATCGCCGTGAAAATGGGCCTGATCGAGCATAACAGCGCGGTGACAGAAGGCGAGCGCCTGCACGGCCATCGCATCACCTACTCGCTCGACACTTTGGACCATGAAGTGCGCTCTGCTGGCTGGACCGTGAGGCACCGCGGCGGCGTGTTCTTCAAACCACTGGCCAACTTTCAATTGGACAAAGCGATGGAAACAGGCCTGCTGGACGACCGCTTCATGGACGGCTGCTATGCCTTGGGCATGCAATACCCCGATCTGTGCGCGAGCATTTTCGTTGTCTGCGAACACAGCGCTGCGGCGGAGTAA
- a CDS encoding phytanoyl-CoA dioxygenase family protein produces MMQAAWETLREQGYVCLPELIDNEQLTRLRDDLATAIERCRRVQLENNIIQRTEQTAHHILEPDNGFIALLDRFGAWGVIDLLHSMLGGVAILNSFGGLNNLNSTNAYVRNVHRDVRSWSAESMQMAQVLVLLDDFTPDNGATLFLAGSHRTPDKPTDADFDSGASKALGKAGSLYLFDSRIWHAAGVNRTSGPRRCLTLTFTRSYLKPQFDYCRALGASFCEAQSMEIQQLLGWYARTPSNLHEWYQPEDQRFYRKNQG; encoded by the coding sequence ATGATGCAAGCGGCCTGGGAAACACTGCGTGAGCAGGGTTACGTCTGCCTGCCAGAGCTGATCGACAATGAACAGCTGACTCGGTTGCGTGATGATCTGGCAACGGCGATCGAGCGCTGCCGCCGCGTCCAGCTGGAAAACAACATCATTCAGCGCACCGAACAGACAGCCCACCACATCCTCGAGCCTGACAATGGCTTCATCGCGTTGCTCGACCGCTTCGGTGCATGGGGGGTGATCGATCTGCTGCACAGCATGCTTGGCGGCGTGGCGATCCTCAATTCATTCGGCGGCCTGAACAACCTCAACAGCACCAACGCTTACGTGCGTAACGTCCATCGTGACGTACGTTCCTGGTCCGCCGAATCCATGCAGATGGCTCAGGTACTGGTGCTGCTCGACGACTTCACCCCCGACAACGGCGCCACGCTTTTTCTGGCCGGTTCGCACCGCACGCCAGACAAACCGACCGATGCCGATTTCGATAGCGGCGCCAGCAAAGCCCTTGGCAAGGCCGGTTCACTGTACCTCTTCGATTCGCGAATCTGGCATGCGGCCGGAGTGAACCGCACCTCAGGGCCTCGCCGCTGCCTGACCCTGACGTTTACCCGAAGTTACCTCAAGCCGCAGTTTGATTATTGCCGCGCGCTGGGGGCGTCGTTCTGTGAGGCACAGAGCATGGAAATTCAGCAACTGCTGGGCTGGTATGCCCGCACGCCGTCCAACCTTCATGAGTGGTATCAGCCGGAAGACCAGCGCTTTTACCGAAAGAATCAGGGATAA
- a CDS encoding GNAT family N-acetyltransferase — MSIRGTRITLRALELDDLERLHTWSNDEALWSMLGGWHFPTSRESQRDWLIRLKDDRLNQRFGIETEAHGLIGTANLVDIDWKNRTAEHGMLIGFEHLRGHGYGSEVVTTVMRYAFEELGLSRLSTTIIEYNQASLATYTRKTPWIIEGTQRQWYFRKGKRWDRYLLGVTAEDYRSWLAAKGEPA, encoded by the coding sequence ATGAGTATCCGAGGTACACGCATCACCCTGCGCGCACTGGAACTGGATGATCTGGAGCGGTTGCATACCTGGTCCAATGATGAGGCGTTATGGTCGATGCTCGGTGGCTGGCACTTCCCGACCTCACGCGAGTCGCAACGCGATTGGCTGATTCGTCTGAAGGACGATCGTCTGAACCAGCGTTTCGGTATCGAGACAGAAGCGCATGGCCTGATCGGCACCGCCAACCTGGTGGACATCGACTGGAAAAACCGCACCGCGGAACACGGGATGCTGATCGGCTTTGAGCATCTTCGCGGTCATGGCTATGGCAGCGAAGTCGTGACCACGGTCATGCGGTACGCCTTTGAAGAACTGGGCTTGAGCAGGCTGTCCACGACGATCATCGAATATAACCAAGCCTCACTGGCGACCTACACGCGCAAGACGCCATGGATCATCGAAGGCACGCAGCGCCAATGGTATTTCCGCAAGGGTAAACGTTGGGACCGTTATCTGCTGGGCGTTACCGCCGAGGATTACCGTTCCTGGCTGGCCGCTAAAGGTGAACCGGCATGA
- a CDS encoding WbqC family protein, giving the protein MVDTLATANARATRQTQPEDLALLREGRVALMQPYFLPYLGYFQLIAASDCFVVYDNVQFIKNGWIERNRYLLDGEAKWFGVPLAKGSHSQMIMERQVSAHFDMASLINKLAFAYRKAPHVERTLTWLEALLKLPAQNIAELNELALRSCCSLLKLNTPIIRASEWAPSSHSRGQDRVIEVIKSVGGTSYLNPAAGGSLYEADDFAQAGYALELLKPSLPVYAQHNKPFVPALSILDALMFNEVETVSAWVRQGEILRA; this is encoded by the coding sequence ATGGTCGACACACTGGCCACGGCCAATGCCCGGGCAACGCGGCAGACGCAGCCTGAAGACCTTGCGTTATTGCGGGAGGGACGGGTTGCCTTGATGCAGCCTTATTTCCTGCCGTACCTGGGGTACTTTCAGTTGATCGCTGCCAGTGACTGCTTTGTGGTGTACGACAACGTGCAGTTCATCAAGAACGGCTGGATCGAGCGCAACCGTTACCTGCTCGACGGCGAGGCGAAGTGGTTTGGCGTTCCCCTTGCCAAGGGGAGTCACAGCCAGATGATCATGGAGCGGCAGGTGTCGGCGCATTTCGACATGGCCTCTCTGATCAACAAACTGGCATTCGCCTACCGCAAAGCGCCCCATGTGGAGCGCACACTGACCTGGCTGGAAGCGCTGCTCAAGCTGCCCGCCCAGAACATTGCGGAGCTGAACGAGCTTGCGCTGCGTTCATGCTGCAGTCTGCTTAAACTCAATACGCCGATCATCCGCGCCAGCGAATGGGCGCCCTCGTCACACTCCCGAGGGCAGGATCGCGTGATCGAAGTGATCAAGTCAGTGGGCGGCACGTCGTACCTCAACCCGGCCGCCGGTGGCAGCCTGTACGAGGCGGACGATTTTGCGCAGGCCGGCTATGCCTTGGAACTGCTCAAACCCTCGCTGCCGGTTTACGCCCAGCACAACAAACCGTTCGTCCCCGCGCTTTCGATTCTCGATGCCCTGATGTTCAACGAAGTGGAAACCGTCAGCGCCTGGGTCAGACAAGGAGAGATCCTTCGTGCATGA
- a CDS encoding DegT/DnrJ/EryC1/StrS family aminotransferase, with protein sequence MSNPIPVTSPLLPPLEEFLPYLEEIWRSKRLTNGGPFHEQLESALAEYLGVEHVCLFSNGTLALVTALQALRITGEVITTPYSFVATAHSLLWNNVKPVFVDIDPVTNNLDPKRVEEAITPATTAILPVHCYGIPCDVDAIQRIADTYGLKVIYDAAHAFGVRQNGVSVLNHGDLSILSFHATKVFNTFEGGAIICPDKKIKQRINYLKNFGFADEVTIMAPGINGKMNEVQAAFGMLQLRHIESALQIRKRIFDRYRSALTGIDGITLLHQPQGVDWNYAYCPILIDDARFGVSRDEMYDRYRAREILVRRYFYPLITEFPMYRNLASSDATKLPHAHRIASQVLCLPIFPDLSLEQQDTIIDILLSAREG encoded by the coding sequence ATGTCGAACCCGATTCCCGTCACGAGTCCGCTGCTTCCACCTCTGGAGGAATTCCTGCCTTATCTGGAGGAAATCTGGCGCAGCAAGCGGCTGACCAATGGTGGGCCGTTCCATGAGCAACTGGAATCCGCGCTGGCTGAGTATCTGGGTGTTGAGCATGTCTGCCTGTTCTCCAACGGCACGCTGGCACTGGTCACCGCGCTGCAGGCCTTGCGCATCACCGGAGAAGTGATCACCACGCCCTATTCGTTCGTCGCCACCGCGCACTCGTTGTTGTGGAACAACGTCAAGCCCGTGTTCGTCGACATTGATCCGGTGACCAATAACCTGGACCCCAAGCGCGTCGAAGAAGCGATCACCCCGGCGACGACGGCGATTCTGCCGGTGCACTGCTACGGCATTCCCTGCGACGTCGATGCCATTCAGCGCATCGCCGACACCTATGGCCTTAAAGTCATCTACGACGCGGCCCATGCGTTTGGCGTTCGTCAGAACGGCGTCAGCGTCCTGAACCATGGCGACCTGTCGATTCTCAGTTTCCACGCCACCAAGGTGTTCAACACCTTCGAGGGCGGCGCGATCATTTGCCCTGACAAAAAGATCAAGCAACGCATCAATTACCTGAAAAATTTCGGCTTCGCGGATGAAGTGACGATCATGGCGCCGGGCATCAACGGCAAAATGAACGAGGTGCAGGCCGCGTTCGGGATGCTGCAGCTGCGCCACATCGAATCGGCACTGCAGATTCGCAAACGCATTTTTGATCGCTACCGATCAGCATTGACGGGCATTGACGGCATCACCCTTTTGCATCAGCCGCAAGGGGTGGACTGGAACTACGCTTATTGCCCGATCCTGATTGATGACGCTCGTTTCGGGGTCAGCCGCGACGAGATGTATGACCGCTATCGGGCGCGCGAGATTCTGGTCCGGCGTTATTTCTACCCGCTGATTACCGAGTTCCCGATGTACCGCAACCTTGCAAGCTCGGACGCCACAAAGCTGCCCCATGCTCATCGAATTGCCAGCCAGGTCTTGTGCCTGCCGATCTTTCCGGACCTGTCACTCGAGCAGCAGGACACGATCATCGACATCCTTCTCAGCGCACGCGAGGGCTAA
- a CDS encoding glutamine synthetase family protein: MTAEGFLEGRRLQLARGVLLQCIMGGYPAAKFYGSDDGDLALIADPRQIHRLPWSDEPRALAICDADELDGEPSNLSTRGQLKSVIARYARHGWSPVVATELEFFVFAPNSDPNQPFKPPVGLDGRREDGQSAFSVSSNNGLRPFFSEVYKCMAALDLPRDTFMHEMGVSQFEINLLHGDPLLLADQTFLFKHMLKEVALKHGLTVVCMAKPLAHTPGSSMHIHQSVVDSVTGQNIFSDAQGEPTSAFHHFIGGQQAAMADFTALFAPNVNSYQRLCHPFASPNNACWSHDNRAAGLRIPASAPVARRVENRLPGADANPYLAIAASLAAGLYGMEQRLEPSDAIQGEFVVPDNLSLPCTLHAALERLKRSPLAKELFGAEFIEGYVASKTLELTSFFNEISPWERRVLASQA, encoded by the coding sequence ATGACGGCCGAGGGTTTCCTTGAAGGCCGTCGCTTGCAGCTGGCGCGCGGCGTGCTCCTGCAATGCATCATGGGCGGGTATCCGGCGGCGAAATTCTACGGCAGCGACGACGGCGACCTGGCGTTGATCGCGGACCCTCGGCAGATTCATCGATTGCCCTGGAGCGACGAGCCCCGTGCGCTGGCGATCTGCGATGCCGACGAGCTGGATGGCGAGCCCTCGAACCTGTCCACTCGGGGACAGCTCAAGTCGGTCATTGCCCGTTACGCGCGTCATGGGTGGTCGCCAGTAGTGGCCACCGAGCTCGAGTTCTTTGTCTTTGCGCCCAACAGCGACCCTAATCAGCCGTTCAAGCCTCCGGTCGGTCTGGACGGTCGCCGTGAGGACGGCCAGTCGGCGTTCAGCGTCAGTTCCAATAACGGCCTGCGTCCGTTCTTCAGTGAGGTCTATAAGTGCATGGCGGCGCTGGACCTGCCGCGCGATACGTTCATGCACGAGATGGGCGTGAGTCAGTTCGAGATCAATCTGCTCCACGGCGACCCGCTGTTGCTGGCCGACCAGACGTTCCTGTTCAAGCACATGCTCAAAGAAGTGGCGCTCAAGCACGGGCTGACCGTGGTGTGCATGGCCAAACCGTTGGCGCATACGCCGGGCAGCTCGATGCACATTCATCAGAGCGTGGTCGACAGCGTGACCGGCCAGAACATTTTCAGCGACGCTCAAGGCGAACCGACGTCGGCCTTTCATCACTTCATCGGCGGTCAGCAGGCGGCGATGGCGGATTTCACCGCTTTGTTCGCGCCCAACGTCAATTCGTATCAGCGTTTGTGTCATCCTTTCGCCTCACCGAATAACGCATGCTGGTCTCATGACAACCGTGCGGCAGGTTTGCGCATTCCGGCCAGCGCCCCGGTGGCGCGTCGTGTAGAAAACCGTTTGCCGGGCGCGGATGCCAACCCGTATCTCGCCATTGCAGCTAGTCTTGCAGCCGGGCTTTACGGAATGGAGCAACGGCTGGAGCCGTCGGATGCGATTCAGGGGGAATTCGTCGTGCCGGACAATCTTTCGCTGCCATGTACCTTGCATGCCGCGCTGGAACGTCTGAAACGCAGCCCTTTGGCCAAGGAACTGTTTGGTGCCGAATTCATCGAAGGGTACGTCGCGTCGAAGACGCTGGAATTGACCAGTTTCTTCAACGAAATATCGCCTTGGGAGCGACGAGTGTTGGCTTCCCAAGCTTAG
- a CDS encoding MFS transporter, producing MRQIWKSFRALYFASLMMLIGSGLLSTYLALRLAADQVDGLWVGALMAANYVGLALGGKIGHRLIGRVGHIRAYATCAGIVGAAVLGHGLINYLPAWIFLRMIVGLGMMCQYMVIESWLNEQASPKQRGLVFSGYMIASYMGLVLGQLILVIHPQLGPELLMLVAMCFTLCLVPVAMTRSIHPAPMRPAPLEPLFFMRRVPQSLTTVLSAGLIIGSFYGLAPLYAAQQGLSTEHVGLFMACCIGAGLLVQGPLGKLSDRYDRAWLIRGVAGMLVLAALPLAIFPNVPMEVLFAVGFVASLLQFSLYPLAVAFSNDHVEGERRVSLTAMLLMTYGVGASIGPLVSGVLMKQFGSNMLYAFVCVTALVLVLRIRPKAVTNLHQVEDAPLHHIAMPDSMSSSPLVVALDPRVDEQVVQDQMQTATEPAAPPEHEPEVEGEAPERVVPSGEGVVRPVAVVDEAVSAEPQAARPDAAHDASRDVGVDRPL from the coding sequence ATGCGCCAAATCTGGAAATCCTTTCGAGCGCTGTATTTTGCCTCGCTGATGATGTTGATCGGCTCGGGCCTCCTGAGTACCTACCTTGCCTTGCGTCTCGCGGCCGATCAGGTCGATGGCCTGTGGGTCGGTGCGCTGATGGCCGCCAACTATGTGGGCCTGGCGCTGGGCGGCAAGATCGGCCACCGGCTGATTGGCCGGGTCGGGCACATCCGGGCCTACGCCACCTGCGCGGGCATCGTCGGCGCGGCGGTGCTGGGGCATGGCCTGATCAACTACCTGCCGGCCTGGATCTTCCTGCGGATGATCGTCGGTCTGGGAATGATGTGTCAGTACATGGTCATCGAAAGCTGGCTCAACGAGCAGGCATCGCCCAAACAGCGGGGTCTGGTGTTCAGCGGTTACATGATCGCCTCTTACATGGGCCTGGTGCTCGGTCAGCTGATCCTGGTCATCCATCCGCAGTTGGGGCCGGAGCTGCTGATGCTGGTCGCGATGTGTTTCACCTTGTGCCTGGTGCCCGTGGCGATGACCCGCAGCATTCACCCGGCCCCGATGCGTCCTGCGCCGCTTGAACCCTTGTTCTTCATGCGCCGCGTCCCGCAATCGCTGACGACCGTACTGAGTGCCGGGTTGATCATCGGTTCGTTCTACGGCCTGGCGCCGCTGTACGCCGCTCAGCAGGGATTGTCCACGGAGCACGTCGGTCTGTTCATGGCGTGCTGCATCGGCGCCGGCCTGCTGGTGCAGGGACCATTGGGCAAGCTCTCGGATCGTTATGACCGTGCCTGGCTGATTCGCGGCGTCGCGGGGATGCTGGTGCTGGCCGCATTACCGCTCGCGATCTTTCCCAACGTGCCGATGGAGGTCCTGTTTGCCGTCGGTTTCGTGGCGTCGTTGCTGCAGTTTTCGTTGTACCCGCTGGCCGTGGCGTTTTCCAACGACCACGTCGAAGGCGAGCGCCGGGTATCGCTGACCGCCATGCTGCTCATGACCTATGGCGTTGGGGCGAGTATCGGGCCGTTGGTGTCGGGCGTGTTGATGAAGCAGTTTGGCAGCAACATGCTGTATGCCTTCGTCTGTGTGACGGCATTGGTGCTGGTGCTGCGTATTCGTCCGAAGGCCGTCACCAATCTGCACCAGGTGGAAGACGCGCCGCTGCACCACATTGCGATGCCCGACAGCATGTCCAGCTCGCCCTTGGTGGTCGCGCTCGATCCGCGTGTTGACGAGCAAGTGGTTCAGGACCAGATGCAAACCGCCACGGAGCCTGCTGCGCCGCCGGAACACGAGCCTGAGGTTGAAGGTGAGGCGCCGGAGCGCGTCGTGCCTTCAGGCGAGGGCGTTGTGCGCCCGGTGGCGGTTGTCGATGAAGCCGTCAGCGCCGAACCCCAGGCCGCACGACCCGACGCGGCACACGATGCGTCACGGGATGTCGGCGTTGACCGGCCGCTGTAG
- a CDS encoding SDR family NAD(P)-dependent oxidoreductase, translating into MFKHRGTAVITGVSSGRSQAYARRMAAQGYDLILIAPDLERLQTLARRITDASGQSVEVIAGDLSIAQDRQHIAQVLSHDASITLLVNYATPLSCSSGLCGALKPGFMARRRGAVVEVTGKAECPTEDAAWTEELLEMHSTGSRH; encoded by the coding sequence ATGTTCAAGCACCGAGGCACCGCAGTGATCACCGGCGTATCGTCCGGCCGCAGCCAGGCCTACGCCCGCCGGATGGCGGCCCAGGGTTATGACCTGATCCTGATCGCTCCTGACCTGGAGCGGCTGCAGACACTGGCCCGACGCATCACCGATGCATCAGGACAGTCCGTGGAGGTGATAGCGGGCGATCTGAGCATTGCGCAAGACCGGCAGCACATCGCGCAGGTCTTGAGCCACGACGCCAGCATCACGTTGCTGGTGAACTACGCCACGCCCCTGTCCTGCTCAAGCGGCCTCTGTGGAGCGCTGAAGCCGGGGTTCATGGCACGCCGCCGAGGGGCTGTGGTCGAGGTGACCGGCAAGGCGGAATGCCCGACGGAGGACGCGGCATGGACCGAAGAGCTTCTGGAAATGCACAGCACAGGCTCACGGCATTGA